A single window of Mycobacterium sp. ITM-2016-00318 DNA harbors:
- a CDS encoding ABC transporter substrate-binding protein/permease encodes MTPLPGRTAKAFVLALVALLVFSLPMAGPAVADADQCAPPGVDSASAVPTNLASAAAGPGEDKYTTPTVAPLDTVKPDALNLGTPGVLTVGTLSDAPPSICIDSAGQFTGFDNELLRAVAEKLRVRINFVGTEFSGLLAQVASRRFDVGSSSITTTDARRRTVGFTNGYDFGYFSLVVPTGSPITGFDKLAAGQRIGVVQGTVQEAYLVDSLKLDPVKFPDYNTVYASLKTKQIDAWVAPSQQAQGTVQPGDTAEIIENTFSLDNFVAYAVAKENKPLIDALNSGLDAVIADGTWARLYADWVPRELPPGWKPGSKAAPVPQLPDFAAIAASHQDERVDSAAAQPKSTMSRLAASFLDWDLYKQAIPDLFTTGLPNTLILTVSASVIGLLLGMALAVAGISGSRWLRWPARVYTDIFRGLPEVVIILLIGLGVGPIVGGLTGNNPYPLGIAALGLMAAAYIGEIFRSGIQSVEPGQLEASRALGFSYPASMRLVVVPQGIRRVLPALVNQFISLLKASSLVYFLGLVANQRELFQVGRDLNAQTGNLSPLVAAGLFYLALTIPLTHLVNYIDARLRKGRPAEPEDPLSPLNPATPQEMI; translated from the coding sequence ATGACCCCCCTCCCGGGCCGGACAGCCAAAGCGTTCGTCCTCGCGCTCGTCGCGCTGCTGGTCTTCAGCCTTCCAATGGCCGGCCCCGCCGTCGCCGACGCCGACCAATGCGCGCCGCCTGGCGTCGACAGCGCGAGCGCAGTACCGACGAACCTCGCATCCGCGGCGGCGGGTCCCGGTGAGGACAAGTACACGACGCCCACGGTCGCACCGCTGGACACCGTGAAGCCCGATGCGCTGAATCTGGGCACACCGGGAGTGCTCACCGTCGGCACACTGTCCGACGCCCCGCCGAGCATCTGCATCGACTCAGCGGGCCAGTTCACCGGCTTCGACAACGAGCTGCTGCGGGCGGTCGCTGAAAAGCTGCGCGTGCGAATCAATTTCGTCGGCACGGAGTTCTCCGGGCTGCTCGCCCAAGTGGCCTCGCGCCGCTTCGACGTCGGCTCCTCGTCGATCACCACCACCGATGCGAGGCGGCGCACAGTCGGGTTCACCAACGGCTACGACTTCGGCTACTTCTCCCTTGTCGTGCCAACGGGGTCACCGATCACCGGATTCGACAAGCTGGCCGCAGGCCAGCGCATCGGCGTGGTTCAGGGCACCGTCCAGGAGGCCTACCTCGTCGACTCGTTGAAGCTGGACCCCGTCAAGTTCCCCGACTACAACACCGTCTACGCCAGCCTGAAAACCAAGCAGATCGACGCGTGGGTCGCTCCGTCACAGCAGGCGCAGGGTACCGTGCAGCCCGGCGACACCGCCGAGATCATCGAGAACACCTTCAGCCTGGACAACTTCGTGGCCTACGCGGTCGCCAAGGAGAACAAGCCGCTGATCGACGCGCTGAACTCCGGGCTGGACGCCGTCATCGCCGACGGCACATGGGCGCGGTTGTACGCCGACTGGGTGCCGCGCGAACTTCCGCCCGGCTGGAAGCCGGGTTCCAAGGCCGCGCCGGTGCCGCAGCTGCCTGACTTCGCCGCGATCGCAGCGAGCCATCAGGACGAGCGGGTGGATTCGGCTGCGGCTCAACCGAAGTCGACGATGTCACGATTGGCCGCCTCGTTCCTCGACTGGGACCTGTACAAGCAGGCGATTCCCGACCTGTTCACGACCGGCCTGCCCAACACGTTGATCCTGACCGTCAGCGCCAGCGTGATCGGCCTGCTGCTCGGCATGGCGCTGGCCGTCGCGGGCATCTCGGGCTCCCGATGGCTGCGCTGGCCCGCGCGCGTGTACACCGACATCTTCCGCGGCCTGCCCGAGGTGGTGATCATCCTGCTGATCGGCCTCGGCGTCGGGCCCATCGTCGGTGGCTTGACCGGCAACAACCCGTACCCGCTCGGCATCGCGGCGCTCGGATTGATGGCCGCGGCCTACATCGGCGAGATCTTCCGCTCCGGCATCCAGAGCGTGGAACCGGGCCAGCTCGAAGCGTCGCGCGCGCTCGGCTTCAGCTATCCGGCCTCGATGCGACTGGTCGTGGTGCCGCAGGGGATCCGGCGTGTGCTGCCCGCGCTGGTCAACCAGTTCATCTCGCTGCTCAAAGCCAGCTCGCTGGTGTACTTCCTCGGGTTGGTCGCCAATCAGCGCGAGCTGTTCCAGGTCGGCCGCGATCTCAACGCACAGACCGGCAACCTGTCGCCGCTGGTCGCCGCGGGCCTGTTCTACCTTGCGCTGACCATTCCGCTGACTCACCTGGTGAACTACATCGACGCCCGCCTGCGGAAGGGCCGCCCGGCCGAGCCGGAGGATCCGCTGTCGCCATTGAACCCCGCCACGCCGCAGGAGATGATCTGA
- a CDS encoding amino acid ABC transporter ATP-binding protein, protein MPAAFTPVSLAGSDIHLAFGPNAVLRGVDIEVPAGNTAAVIGPSGSGKSTLLRTLNRLYEPDKGDILLDGKSVLGDNPDALRQRIGMVFQHFNLFPHRTVLDNVTLAPRKLKKLSADEARELGLAQLERVDLRHKADARPGTLSGGQQQRVAIARALAMTPQVMFFDEATSALDPELVKGILALIADLGADGMTMVVVTHEMGFARSTSDTVVFMDHGKVVESGPPERIFDGAETERLQRFLSQVL, encoded by the coding sequence ATGCCGGCCGCATTCACGCCAGTCTCCCTGGCAGGCAGTGATATTCACCTGGCGTTCGGACCGAATGCGGTGCTGCGCGGTGTCGACATCGAGGTGCCTGCGGGTAACACCGCCGCGGTGATCGGGCCGTCCGGATCGGGCAAGTCGACGCTGCTGCGTACGCTCAACCGACTCTACGAGCCCGACAAGGGCGACATCCTGCTGGACGGGAAGTCGGTGCTCGGCGACAACCCCGACGCGTTGCGGCAGCGGATCGGCATGGTCTTCCAGCACTTCAATCTGTTTCCCCATCGCACCGTGCTCGACAACGTGACGCTGGCACCGCGCAAGCTCAAGAAGCTCAGCGCCGACGAGGCCCGCGAGCTCGGGCTGGCTCAGCTCGAGCGCGTTGATCTGCGGCACAAGGCCGACGCCCGGCCTGGCACGCTGTCCGGCGGCCAGCAGCAGCGTGTCGCCATCGCGCGCGCCCTCGCGATGACACCGCAGGTGATGTTCTTCGACGAGGCCACTTCGGCGCTCGACCCTGAACTCGTGAAGGGGATCCTGGCATTGATCGCCGACCTCGGCGCCGACGGCATGACGATGGTCGTCGTGACGCATGAGATGGGCTTCGCCCGCTCGACGTCGGACACCGTGGTGTTCATGGATCACGGCAAAGTCGTCGAATCGGGGCCGCCCGAGCGGATCTTCGACGGCGCGGAGACCGAAAGACTACAGAGATTCCTGTCACAGGTGCTGTAA
- a CDS encoding GntR family transcriptional regulator produces MPKRYGIKEKDQVVSHLINLVLTGKLRSGDRVDRNEIAHELGVSRVPIQEAVVQLEHDGILSTRYHRGAFVERFDESVVLEHHELHGLLLGLASGRAASDPRQAVLSALTTLTDFMIANRESRAFQEAAWQYRQTINEEYAGPRLLAEIRASQSFIPRSFWVTYLNNHDEMLPFYEAETTAIRSHDADGARAACAGRAEAMGRIMVAELVRRGVFSPSALATQPPVAF; encoded by the coding sequence ATGCCGAAGAGGTATGGAATCAAGGAGAAGGACCAGGTTGTTTCTCATCTCATCAACCTGGTGCTCACTGGCAAGTTGCGTTCGGGGGACCGCGTCGACCGCAATGAGATCGCGCACGAACTCGGGGTGAGCCGGGTGCCGATCCAGGAGGCCGTGGTTCAGCTCGAACACGACGGAATCCTGTCGACGCGCTACCACCGCGGCGCCTTCGTCGAACGCTTCGACGAGTCCGTCGTGCTGGAACACCACGAGCTTCACGGCCTGCTGCTCGGCCTGGCGTCGGGGCGCGCGGCGAGCGATCCGCGACAGGCAGTGCTGTCTGCGCTCACTACGTTGACCGACTTCATGATCGCCAACCGCGAATCGCGCGCATTCCAGGAAGCGGCCTGGCAGTACCGGCAGACCATCAACGAGGAGTACGCGGGCCCGCGGTTGCTCGCCGAGATCCGCGCCTCGCAGAGCTTCATTCCTCGGTCGTTCTGGGTGACCTACCTGAACAACCACGACGAAATGCTGCCGTTCTACGAAGCGGAGACCACCGCCATCCGCAGCCACGACGCCGACGGTGCGCGAGCCGCGTGCGCAGGCCGCGCGGAAGCCATGGGGCGGATCATGGTCGCCGAACTGGTACGCCGCGGCGTGTTCAGCCCGTCGGCCCTGGCCACGCAGCCGCCGGTTGCGTTCTGA
- a CDS encoding MarR family winged helix-turn-helix transcriptional regulator: MVETQAQVDELAAELQRVLSKLFSVLRRGDANRGTAGDLTLAQLSILLTLLEKGPIRMTDLAAHERVRTPTTTVAIRRLEKLGLVKRSRDPSDLRAVLVEVTPRGLVQHREALAARRSALAAMLGRLTDDDVETLTKALGPMERLADQEAGQEGS; encoded by the coding sequence ATGGTGGAGACCCAAGCGCAGGTCGACGAACTGGCAGCTGAGCTGCAGCGCGTCCTGTCCAAGCTGTTCTCCGTCCTGCGACGCGGTGACGCCAATCGGGGCACGGCAGGCGACCTGACCCTGGCCCAGCTCTCGATCCTGTTGACGCTGCTGGAAAAGGGCCCGATCCGGATGACCGATCTGGCTGCCCACGAGCGCGTCCGCACCCCGACGACGACCGTTGCGATCCGCCGCCTCGAGAAGCTGGGACTCGTGAAGCGGTCGCGCGACCCCTCCGATCTGCGCGCCGTCCTGGTGGAGGTCACCCCGCGCGGCCTCGTCCAGCACCGCGAGGCACTCGCTGCGCGCCGGTCCGCGCTGGCCGCGATGCTCGGCAGGCTGACCGATGACGACGTCGAAACCCTGACCAAGGCGTTGGGCCCGATGGAGCGGCTCGCCGATCAGGAAGCCGGCCAGGAAGGCAGCTAG
- a CDS encoding LLM class F420-dependent oxidoreductase, with the protein MPSIRVGVQLQPQHSPTYGHIRDAVRRCEDIGVDVAFNWDHFFPLYGDPDGPHYECWTMLGAWAEQTSRIEIGALVTCNSYRNPELLADMARTVDHVSDGRLILGIGSGWKQKDYDEYGYAFGTAGSRLDDLAEAFPRIQSRLGKLNPQPTRDIPVLIGGGGEKKTLRLVAEYGDIWHSFSDSSEYPQKSDILARHCADVGRDPSAIERSAGVSGKGTDALLAEADALADLGVTLLTVGVNGPDYDLSDAEALCQWRDRRAGN; encoded by the coding sequence GTGCCTTCAATTCGTGTCGGCGTGCAGCTGCAGCCGCAACATTCCCCCACCTACGGCCACATCCGCGACGCCGTTCGACGGTGTGAGGACATCGGTGTCGACGTCGCGTTCAACTGGGACCACTTCTTCCCGCTATACGGCGACCCCGACGGTCCACATTACGAATGCTGGACGATGCTCGGCGCATGGGCGGAACAAACGTCGCGCATCGAGATCGGCGCGCTCGTCACGTGTAATTCGTACCGCAACCCGGAATTGCTCGCCGATATGGCACGCACCGTCGACCACGTCTCCGACGGCAGGCTGATCCTCGGCATCGGGTCGGGCTGGAAGCAGAAGGACTACGACGAATACGGCTACGCGTTCGGCACTGCAGGCAGCCGGCTGGACGATCTGGCGGAAGCGTTCCCGCGCATCCAGTCGCGGCTGGGCAAGCTCAACCCGCAGCCGACACGCGACATCCCGGTGTTGATCGGCGGCGGCGGTGAGAAGAAAACGCTGCGCCTTGTCGCGGAATACGGCGATATCTGGCACTCATTCAGCGATAGCAGCGAGTACCCGCAGAAGTCGGACATCCTCGCGCGACACTGCGCCGACGTCGGGCGCGACCCTTCGGCCATCGAACGATCGGCCGGGGTCTCCGGTAAGGGAACCGACGCGCTGCTCGCCGAAGCCGACGCCCTGGCCGACCTCGGAGTCACCCTGTTGACCGTCGGCGTCAACGGGCCCGACTACGACCTGAGCGACGCAGAAGCCTTGTGCCAGTGGCGCGATAGGCGCGCGGGGAACTAA